The following proteins are encoded in a genomic region of Sneathiella marina:
- a CDS encoding SDR family oxidoreductase, translating to MQLENKTILITGATSGIGLSAARLFAQQGAALILGARRQPELNAICESINNAGGRAVSVPGDVGEEEYAKKLVDTAMERFGKLDGSFNNAGILGDLGSITELSTEGWEAVIKTNLTAAFFGAKYQIPALLEQPASSMIFTSSFVGYTTGISGMAAYAASKAGLIGLTQTLAAEYGAQGLRVNALLPGGTETPMGDVVMTTTEIKSYFDGLHSLKRQAMPIEIAQSALYLASDASSFVTGTAHLADGGISIFKA from the coding sequence ATGCAACTCGAAAATAAAACTATCCTGATTACCGGAGCAACGTCAGGGATTGGCCTATCGGCTGCCCGGCTTTTTGCCCAGCAAGGCGCAGCATTAATATTGGGCGCCAGACGCCAGCCAGAACTGAACGCAATATGTGAAAGTATCAATAATGCAGGTGGTCGCGCAGTTTCAGTACCAGGTGATGTCGGGGAGGAAGAGTACGCGAAAAAACTGGTCGACACCGCAATGGAAAGATTTGGGAAACTTGACGGTAGTTTTAACAATGCCGGAATTTTGGGGGACCTGGGCTCAATTACTGAATTATCCACGGAAGGATGGGAAGCTGTCATAAAAACGAATCTGACGGCGGCTTTTTTTGGCGCGAAGTATCAAATTCCTGCATTGCTGGAGCAACCCGCTTCATCAATGATATTTACGTCCAGTTTCGTCGGCTATACAACCGGCATTTCCGGGATGGCAGCCTATGCGGCCAGCAAAGCCGGCCTCATAGGCCTCACCCAGACTTTAGCGGCGGAATACGGGGCCCAAGGGTTACGTGTCAACGCACTCCTACCAGGTGGTACTGAAACGCCAATGGGAGATGTTGTCATGACAACGACGGAGATAAAATCCTATTTCGATGGTCTACATTCACTCAAGCGACAAGCAATGCCGATTGAGATTGCTCAATCTGCTTTATATCTTGCCTCTGATGCGTCGAGCTTTGTAACGGGGACTGCCCATTTGGCCGATGGTGGTATTTCCATTTTCAAAGCCTGA
- a CDS encoding NADH-quinone oxidoreductase subunit A, whose amino-acid sequence MEALLIEYLPILIFLGLAVGLSAVIVIASIIVAAQHPDAEKLSPYECGFEPFDDARNQFDVRFYLVAILFIIFDLEVAFLFPWSISLGDVGVYGFWSMMVFLGILTIGFIYEWKKGALEWE is encoded by the coding sequence ATGGAAGCCTTACTCATAGAATATTTACCCATCCTGATTTTCTTGGGATTGGCGGTTGGCCTATCGGCAGTAATTGTCATTGCCTCGATTATCGTCGCTGCCCAGCATCCGGATGCCGAAAAGCTATCTCCGTATGAATGCGGATTTGAACCTTTTGACGATGCACGAAACCAGTTCGATGTTCGATTTTATCTGGTTGCAATTCTATTTATCATTTTTGATCTTGAAGTGGCATTCCTCTTTCCTTGGTCCATTTCACTGGGAGATGTCGGTGTATACGGATTTTGGTCAATGATGGTGTTCCTGGGAATTCTAACCATCGGCTTTATCTATGAATGGAAAAAGGGAGCCCTGGAATGGGAGTAA
- the lon gene encoding endopeptidase La: MIDTPRTQVFPVLPLRDIVVFPHMIVPLFVGRDKSVRALEDVMKDDKQILLVAQKDAGQDDPGEEDIHRVGTIASVLQLLKLPDGTVKVLVEGSERAKIEEFVDNPDFFQAHAEVMEEAETETPELEALARSVIAQFEQYVKLNRKVPPEVLVSLNQIDEPSKLADTMASHMALKISEKQELLEIETATDRLERVYALMEDEIGVLQVEKKIRSRVKRQMEKTQREYYLNEQMKAIQKELGEGEDGKDELGELEEKIAETKLSKEALEKCNQEMKKLRNMSPMSAEATVVRNYLDWILSLPWNKRTRIKKDLVLAEKILNDDHYGLEKVKERILEYLAVQQRMKKIRGSILCLVGPPGVGKTSLGQSVARATGRHFVRVALGGVRDEAEIRGHRRTYIGSMPGKVVQSMKKAKSINPLFLFDEIDKLGNDFRGDPSSALLEVLDPEQNTTFADHYLEVEYDLSEVMFICTANSLNMPGPLRDRMEIIHLSGYTEDEKVEIAKRHLVAKQMKSHGLKKEEWSVTDEAIRDLIRYYCREAGVRSLEREIAKLARKSVKEIITDGVTTISITSENLEDYAGVRRHRFGEVEEEDQIGLTTGLAWTEVGGELLTIEAVKLYGKGRMKITGKLGDVMQESVQAARSFVQSRCLDMGVKPSDFDKHDIHIHVPEGATPKDGPSAGVAMVTSIISVLTDIPVRKDVAMTGEVTLRGRVLPIGGLKEKLLAALRGGITTVLIPKENEKDLAEIPDNVKSGMEIIPVSEVTEVLEIALTKPLVALDWTEEELAKELSGASSSQKVEDGVTTH, encoded by the coding sequence ATGATTGATACACCTCGTACCCAAGTTTTCCCAGTTCTTCCCCTTCGGGATATTGTGGTTTTTCCGCATATGATTGTTCCCCTGTTCGTTGGTCGGGATAAGTCCGTACGGGCATTGGAAGATGTCATGAAGGATGACAAGCAAATTCTCTTGGTTGCTCAAAAGGATGCGGGACAGGATGATCCTGGTGAAGAAGATATTCATCGCGTGGGTACAATTGCCTCCGTTCTTCAGCTTCTAAAACTTCCAGACGGGACCGTTAAGGTTCTTGTTGAGGGCAGCGAGCGGGCGAAAATCGAAGAATTTGTTGATAATCCTGACTTCTTCCAGGCTCATGCCGAAGTTATGGAAGAAGCGGAAACGGAAACTCCTGAATTGGAGGCGTTGGCAAGATCCGTCATTGCGCAGTTTGAACAATATGTGAAACTGAACAGAAAAGTTCCGCCGGAAGTTCTGGTTTCGCTTAATCAGATAGACGAGCCTTCCAAGCTCGCGGATACAATGGCGTCTCATATGGCGCTCAAAATTTCCGAGAAGCAGGAACTGCTTGAAATCGAAACCGCAACGGATCGATTGGAGCGTGTTTATGCTCTTATGGAAGATGAAATTGGTGTTCTTCAAGTAGAGAAGAAAATCCGCAGCCGTGTTAAGCGGCAAATGGAGAAAACTCAACGCGAGTATTATTTGAATGAGCAAATGAAAGCTATTCAAAAAGAACTCGGTGAAGGTGAAGACGGCAAAGACGAACTCGGCGAACTTGAAGAAAAGATCGCGGAAACCAAGCTGTCCAAAGAGGCACTTGAAAAATGTAATCAGGAGATGAAAAAACTCCGGAACATGAGTCCGATGTCAGCAGAGGCGACAGTCGTCCGAAATTATCTCGACTGGATTTTAAGTCTGCCATGGAATAAACGGACCCGGATCAAGAAAGACCTTGTCCTTGCCGAAAAAATCCTGAATGACGATCATTATGGACTCGAGAAAGTAAAAGAGCGGATTCTTGAATATCTTGCCGTTCAGCAACGGATGAAGAAAATTCGCGGCTCTATTTTATGCCTTGTTGGACCTCCAGGCGTCGGCAAAACCTCGCTGGGTCAATCTGTTGCTCGGGCGACAGGCCGACATTTTGTGCGCGTTGCCTTAGGTGGTGTACGTGACGAAGCCGAAATCCGAGGACATCGCCGTACATATATCGGATCCATGCCCGGTAAAGTCGTTCAATCCATGAAAAAGGCTAAGTCGATTAACCCTTTGTTTTTATTCGATGAAATCGACAAGCTTGGTAATGATTTCCGCGGGGATCCGTCTTCTGCCTTGCTCGAAGTCCTGGATCCGGAGCAGAACACCACATTTGCCGATCACTATCTTGAAGTTGAGTATGATCTTTCCGAGGTTATGTTCATTTGCACGGCAAACTCCTTGAATATGCCGGGCCCCTTGCGGGATCGTATGGAAATAATCCATCTGTCCGGCTACACCGAAGATGAAAAGGTTGAGATCGCGAAACGTCACTTGGTCGCCAAGCAAATGAAATCCCATGGATTGAAGAAAGAGGAATGGTCCGTTACGGATGAAGCGATCCGGGACTTGATCCGGTATTATTGCCGTGAGGCTGGTGTTCGTAGCCTGGAACGCGAGATTGCGAAACTTGCACGGAAATCCGTAAAGGAAATTATTACAGATGGTGTAACAACCATTTCAATTACCTCAGAAAATCTTGAAGATTACGCCGGTGTAAGGCGTCATCGCTTCGGAGAAGTTGAAGAAGAGGACCAGATTGGTTTGACAACAGGTCTGGCCTGGACTGAAGTTGGCGGTGAATTGCTGACCATTGAAGCTGTTAAACTATATGGCAAGGGTCGGATGAAAATTACCGGTAAGCTAGGAGATGTCATGCAGGAATCAGTGCAGGCAGCCCGTAGCTTTGTTCAATCGCGTTGTTTGGATATGGGTGTTAAACCTTCCGACTTTGATAAACATGATATCCATATTCATGTTCCCGAGGGAGCGACACCTAAAGACGGCCCATCTGCTGGTGTGGCTATGGTTACATCTATTATTTCTGTTTTAACAGACATTCCGGTGCGAAAGGATGTCGCAATGACAGGAGAAGTAACCTTGCGAGGTCGGGTTCTCCCGATTGGCGGCTTGAAAGAGAAATTGCTGGCAGCGCTCCGGGGCGGAATCACCACAGTTCTTATTCCAAAAGAAAATGAAAAAGATCTGGCCGAGATTCCCGACAATGTGAAATCAGGCATGGAAATTATACCAGTTTCCGAGGTTACAGAGGTGTTGGAAATCGCCTTGACCAAGCCTCTCGTTGCCCTTGACTGGACGGAAGAAGAGCTTGCAAAAGAACTTTCCGGGGCTTCATCTTCGCAAAAAGTAGAAGATGGAGTGACGACTCACTAA
- a CDS encoding NADH-quinone oxidoreductase subunit C, giving the protein MDEALIELGEHITAELSTAVLSTKVALNELTVDVRAESVDDVLLFLRNDSNCKFQVLCDVCGVDYPGRAKRFDVIYNLLSLKHNHRIIVKAQTDERTPVPSVVSIFPAANWFEREAWDMYGIMFAGHPDLRRMLTDYGFEGHPLRKDFPLTGYVEVRYSEDEKRVMYEPVNLTQEFRKFDFESPWEGTEYILPGDEKAEGQS; this is encoded by the coding sequence ATGGATGAAGCGCTTATAGAGCTGGGCGAGCATATCACTGCGGAACTCTCAACGGCTGTTCTGTCAACCAAAGTTGCGCTGAACGAGCTTACGGTAGATGTCCGAGCGGAGTCTGTTGATGACGTTCTGTTGTTCCTGCGAAATGATTCTAACTGTAAATTCCAAGTCCTTTGCGACGTGTGCGGGGTTGACTATCCTGGCCGCGCTAAAAGATTTGATGTGATTTATAACCTTCTCAGCTTGAAACATAACCATCGGATTATTGTAAAGGCGCAAACGGATGAACGAACACCGGTTCCATCGGTTGTTTCTATTTTTCCGGCGGCAAACTGGTTTGAGCGTGAAGCCTGGGATATGTATGGCATTATGTTCGCCGGCCATCCGGATTTACGCCGGATGCTGACTGATTATGGCTTTGAAGGTCATCCATTGAGAAAAGATTTTCCACTTACAGGCTACGTCGAAGTACGCTACAGCGAAGACGAAAAGCGGGTCATGTACGAACCCGTAAACTTGACACAAGAATTCCGCAAATTTGATTTCGAGAGCCCTTGGGAGGGAACAGAATATATCCTGCCCGGCGATGAAAAAGCGGAGGGGCAAAGCTAA
- a CDS encoding NADH-quinone oxidoreductase subunit D, whose product MAEVQIKNYTLNFGPQHPAAHGVLRMVMELDGEIVERIDPHIGLLHRGTEKLIEHKTYMQAMPYFDRLDYVAAMSQEHAFVLAAEKLLGCEVPERAQYIRVLFCEISRILNHIMNVCAQAMDVGATTPMLWAFVERETLMEFYERASGARMHAAYFRIGGVHQDITPELERDIRAFIEHLPSVLDDVEALLTDNRIFKQRNVDIGIVSQEDAMAWGFSGVMLRSTGLAWDLRKSEPYDVYAKMDFDIPVGLNGDCYDRYLMRLEEMHQSLKIMTQCLDQMPKGPVLSKDPKIAPPRRSEMKTSMEALINHFKHYTEGVKIPAGETYTAVEAPKGEFGVYLVSDGSSKPYRCKIRAPGFAHLQGMDFLTKGHMLADASAILGSLDIVFGEVDR is encoded by the coding sequence ATGGCTGAAGTCCAGATTAAAAATTATACCTTGAATTTTGGTCCGCAGCATCCGGCTGCCCATGGTGTTCTTCGCATGGTCATGGAGCTTGACGGAGAGATTGTTGAGCGGATCGATCCACATATCGGATTGTTGCATCGTGGTACTGAAAAACTGATCGAGCATAAAACCTATATGCAGGCGATGCCATATTTTGACCGGCTCGACTATGTCGCAGCGATGAGCCAGGAGCATGCTTTCGTGCTGGCTGCTGAAAAATTACTAGGCTGTGAAGTACCCGAACGTGCTCAGTATATCCGCGTCTTGTTTTGCGAGATTTCGCGCATTCTCAATCATATCATGAATGTCTGTGCTCAGGCGATGGATGTTGGCGCAACAACACCGATGCTTTGGGCGTTTGTTGAACGTGAAACACTTATGGAGTTTTACGAGCGTGCCAGTGGCGCGCGGATGCACGCGGCTTATTTTCGTATTGGCGGCGTTCATCAGGATATTACTCCGGAACTCGAAAGAGATATTCGGGCCTTCATTGAGCATTTGCCTTCGGTTCTTGATGACGTTGAGGCACTGTTGACTGATAACAGGATTTTCAAGCAACGAAATGTTGATATTGGGATTGTCAGTCAGGAAGACGCAATGGCTTGGGGCTTTTCCGGTGTTATGTTGCGCTCCACCGGTCTGGCTTGGGATTTACGAAAATCAGAGCCCTATGATGTTTACGCAAAAATGGATTTTGATATCCCTGTTGGCTTGAACGGAGATTGTTATGATCGGTATTTGATGCGCCTTGAAGAGATGCATCAATCCTTGAAGATTATGACACAATGTCTCGACCAGATGCCGAAAGGACCGGTATTGTCGAAGGACCCGAAAATTGCGCCGCCTCGCAGATCCGAAATGAAAACATCAATGGAAGCGCTGATTAATCATTTCAAGCATTATACAGAAGGCGTGAAGATTCCAGCTGGTGAGACTTATACAGCGGTGGAAGCACCGAAGGGGGAGTTTGGCGTTTATTTGGTTTCAGATGGATCCAGCAAGCCTTATCGCTGTAAAATACGGGCCCCTGGTTTTGCCCATCTTCAGGGAATGGATTTTCTGACAAAGGGTCATATGCTCGCAGATGCGTCGGCTATTTTAGGCAGTTTGGATATCGTTTTTGGTGAGGTAGATCGGTGA
- the nuoE gene encoding NADH-quinone oxidoreductase subunit NuoE, whose protein sequence is MSQVIETGKAFEFTPENTEKAKMYIARYPEGRQQSAVMPLLDLAQRQHENWLSRECLEYVGNLLSVPYMRVLEVATFYTMYNLKPVGKHFLQLCRTTPCWLRGSDDLEAVCKSKLGIGNGETTEDGQFSLLEVECLGACVNAPVVQINDDFYEDLDAENFEVVLDALAKGETPAKGPQIDRVNSAPEGGATTLLEKAGGA, encoded by the coding sequence GTGAGTCAGGTCATAGAAACAGGCAAGGCGTTTGAATTTACGCCCGAGAATACTGAAAAAGCGAAGATGTATATCGCGCGGTACCCTGAAGGTCGCCAGCAAAGTGCAGTGATGCCTTTGCTGGATTTAGCCCAGCGACAACACGAAAACTGGTTATCCAGGGAATGCCTGGAATATGTCGGCAATTTGTTAAGCGTTCCGTATATGCGGGTTTTGGAAGTTGCGACATTTTATACGATGTATAATTTGAAGCCTGTGGGGAAACATTTTCTACAGCTGTGCCGGACGACGCCCTGTTGGCTGCGCGGAAGCGATGATCTTGAGGCAGTCTGCAAGAGCAAACTTGGGATTGGCAACGGCGAGACGACAGAAGACGGCCAATTCAGTCTTTTGGAAGTCGAATGCCTGGGCGCATGTGTGAATGCTCCCGTAGTCCAGATCAATGACGATTTTTATGAAGATCTCGATGCCGAAAATTTTGAGGTTGTCCTTGATGCCCTGGCGAAAGGGGAGACGCCGGCCAAGGGACCGCAAATTGACCGTGTCAATTCGGCGCCTGAAGGTGGTGCGACCACATTACTAGAAAAAGCGGGGGGCGCGTGA
- the nuoF gene encoding NADH-quinone oxidoreductase subunit NuoF, which produces MLKDQDRIFTNLYGLHDWKLAGAKSRGVWDNTKALIEMGNDGLIDGMKESGLRGRGGAGFPTGLKWSFMPKESDGRPSYLVVNADESEPGTCKDREIMRFDPHRLLEGCLVAGFAMRAIAAYIYIRGEFVQEAINLEIAIKEAYDDGLIGKNAAGSGYDFDIYLHRGAGAYICGEETALIESLEGNKGQPRLKPPFPANVGVWGCPSTVNNVESIAVAPEILRRGEGWFSGLGRPNNTGTKLFCISGHVNKPCNVEEEMGIPLKELIEKHAGGVRGGWDNLLAIIPGGSSVPLLPKNICDTVLMDFDSLRDVQSGLGTAAVIVMDKSTDVIRAIERLSHFYKHESCGQCTPCREGTGWMWRVMQRMVSGEAEIEEIDMLINVSKRIEGHTICALGDAAAWPIQGLVRHFRPVIEERIKSRKADKAA; this is translated from the coding sequence ATGCTGAAAGATCAAGATCGTATTTTCACGAACCTCTATGGTCTCCATGATTGGAAGCTTGCCGGCGCAAAAAGCCGCGGTGTTTGGGATAACACGAAAGCCCTTATCGAAATGGGGAATGACGGCCTAATTGACGGTATGAAAGAAAGTGGTTTGCGGGGCCGGGGCGGCGCCGGTTTTCCAACCGGCCTTAAATGGTCCTTTATGCCGAAGGAATCAGATGGCCGTCCGAGCTATCTTGTTGTGAATGCGGACGAATCAGAACCTGGCACTTGTAAAGACCGTGAAATTATGCGCTTTGATCCGCATCGGTTGCTCGAAGGGTGCCTGGTTGCAGGGTTCGCCATGCGGGCAATTGCGGCTTACATTTATATTCGCGGTGAGTTTGTCCAAGAAGCAATTAATCTCGAAATCGCGATCAAGGAAGCCTATGACGACGGTCTGATTGGCAAGAATGCGGCCGGTTCCGGATATGATTTTGATATTTATCTGCATCGCGGTGCCGGCGCATATATTTGCGGCGAGGAAACGGCGCTGATCGAAAGCCTTGAAGGCAACAAAGGGCAGCCACGGCTGAAACCGCCCTTTCCGGCGAATGTCGGCGTATGGGGTTGTCCCTCGACAGTCAACAATGTTGAAAGCATTGCCGTCGCACCGGAAATTCTGCGTCGCGGCGAAGGCTGGTTTTCAGGCCTGGGTCGTCCGAATAATACGGGTACGAAGCTTTTCTGCATTTCAGGGCATGTAAATAAACCCTGCAATGTTGAAGAAGAAATGGGTATACCGCTCAAAGAACTGATTGAGAAACATGCCGGCGGCGTACGGGGTGGCTGGGATAACCTGCTTGCGATTATTCCAGGCGGCTCTTCAGTACCGCTTCTGCCAAAAAATATTTGCGATACAGTTCTCATGGATTTTGACAGCTTGCGTGACGTGCAAAGTGGCCTGGGAACGGCTGCGGTAATCGTCATGGATAAATCTACAGACGTTATTCGCGCCATTGAACGGCTTTCGCATTTCTATAAGCATGAAAGTTGTGGCCAATGCACACCGTGCCGTGAGGGAACGGGTTGGATGTGGCGCGTTATGCAGCGCATGGTATCAGGTGAAGCTGAAATCGAAGAAATCGACATGCTGATCAATGTGTCAAAACGGATTGAAGGACATACCATTTGTGCCCTTGGGGATGCGGCCGCATGGCCGATACAGGGGTTGGTACGTCATTTCCGTCCAGTTATCGAAGAACGAATTAAATCACGGAAGGCCGACAAGGCAGCCTAA
- a CDS encoding NuoB/complex I 20 kDa subunit family protein yields MNVDGNQDDFFRDLGEELDDKGFVVTNVDKLVNWARTGSLWPMTFGLACCAVEMMHAWQPRYDMERLGVVPRGSPRQSDVMIVAGTLTNKMAPALRKVYDQMAEPRYVISMGSCANGGGYYHYSYSVVRGCDRIVPVDIYVPGCPPTAEALIYGVFQLQKKIRRTGTFLR; encoded by the coding sequence ATGAATGTCGATGGAAATCAAGATGACTTTTTCCGTGATCTTGGTGAAGAACTTGATGACAAGGGTTTTGTTGTCACGAATGTTGATAAGCTCGTTAATTGGGCGCGTACCGGGTCGCTATGGCCGATGACCTTTGGCTTGGCCTGTTGTGCCGTCGAGATGATGCATGCCTGGCAGCCCCGGTACGATATGGAGCGGCTAGGTGTTGTGCCTCGGGGGTCACCCCGTCAGTCCGACGTCATGATTGTTGCGGGGACCCTTACAAATAAAATGGCACCTGCTTTACGCAAGGTTTATGATCAGATGGCAGAGCCACGCTATGTTATCTCCATGGGATCCTGTGCTAATGGCGGTGGCTATTACCACTATTCCTACTCAGTTGTCCGTGGGTGCGATCGAATCGTCCCCGTGGACATCTATGTTCCTGGATGTCCACCAACAGCTGAAGCGCTGATTTATGGCGTTTTCCAGTTGCAGAAAAAAATCCGCCGCACCGGCACATTTTTGCGCTAG
- a CDS encoding HU family DNA-binding protein — protein MNKNDLVAAVADISGLGKSEAGKSVDAVLEAVSNALSGGDEVRLVGFGTFSVADRKASEGRNPRTGETIQIKASKQPKFKAGKALKDSVNK, from the coding sequence GTGAATAAGAACGATCTCGTTGCCGCAGTAGCTGACATTTCAGGTCTGGGGAAATCCGAAGCAGGTAAAAGTGTCGACGCAGTTTTAGAAGCTGTTTCAAATGCGTTGAGCGGTGGCGATGAAGTTCGTCTTGTCGGTTTTGGAACGTTCAGTGTTGCTGATCGTAAGGCTTCTGAAGGCCGTAATCCACGTACGGGCGAAACTATCCAAATCAAGGCTTCCAAGCAGCCAAAATTCAAGGCTGGTAAAGCATTGAAAGACTCTGTGAACAAATAA
- the nuoG gene encoding NADH-quinone oxidoreductase subunit NuoG produces the protein MPTLNVDGVEVTVDPGTTVLQACEEAGAEIPRFCYHERLSIAGNCRMCLVEMEKAPKLIASCAMPAADGMVIHTNSEIVKQGREGAMEFLLINHPLDCPICDQGGECDLQDQSMAYGSGSSRYDELKRAVAEKNMGPLIKTTMTRCIHCTRCVRFATEVAGVDDLGALNRGENMEIATYLEQALDSELSGNIIDLCPVGALTSKPYAFTARPWELSKTESIDVLDAVGANIRIDSRGQEVMRILPRLHEDVNEEWLSDRSRFSYDGLKTQRLDTPYIRKDGNLVAVGWTEAFDAIAEKLQDMDGAKVGAIAGDLACAESQKALKDLMGLLGSVNLDCRQDGAALTTEARSNYLFNSGIAGIEEADALLIIGSNPRHEAALINARIRKRWKMGNFPIALIGEQVDLGYDHDYLGAGPATLKDVAEGNNSFADVLKKAERPMIIVGQGALTRTDGSAVMDLARKISADFGLVTEDWNGFNILHTAAGRVAGLDLGLVPGESGLDTASMLSGSLDVLFLLGADEIDTSNLGNSFVVYQGSHGDVGAAAADVILPGAAYTEKDAIWVNTEGRPQLGRRAIFPPGEAKEDWTILRALSERLGNTLPYNSLQELRTKMVEDAPHFADIDVIANTPWGESSAGGSVDETAFINPITDYYLTNVISRSSKIMAECSGTFSQVKVEGTGTNG, from the coding sequence ATGCCGACACTTAACGTAGATGGTGTAGAAGTTACTGTCGATCCGGGGACAACGGTTCTGCAGGCCTGTGAAGAGGCCGGAGCCGAAATTCCGCGTTTCTGCTATCATGAACGGCTTTCTATCGCAGGAAATTGCCGCATGTGTCTCGTGGAGATGGAAAAAGCACCGAAATTGATTGCTTCTTGTGCGATGCCCGCAGCCGATGGAATGGTTATCCATACCAATTCTGAGATTGTGAAGCAGGGACGAGAAGGAGCGATGGAGTTTCTTCTGATCAATCACCCGCTCGATTGCCCGATTTGCGATCAGGGCGGTGAGTGCGATTTGCAAGACCAATCCATGGCATATGGATCCGGCAGCAGCCGGTATGACGAATTAAAACGCGCCGTTGCCGAGAAAAACATGGGGCCCTTGATCAAGACAACAATGACCCGTTGTATTCACTGTACGCGCTGCGTTCGTTTCGCCACGGAAGTGGCGGGGGTCGATGATCTTGGCGCCTTGAACCGCGGTGAGAATATGGAAATAGCAACCTATCTCGAGCAGGCGTTAGATAGTGAATTATCGGGTAATATCATTGACTTATGCCCTGTTGGCGCTTTGACGTCTAAGCCTTATGCCTTTACGGCACGCCCCTGGGAACTCAGCAAAACTGAAAGCATCGATGTTCTGGACGCCGTTGGCGCGAATATTCGTATCGATAGCCGGGGACAGGAAGTCATGCGGATATTGCCGCGCCTGCATGAAGATGTGAACGAAGAATGGCTGTCTGACCGGTCGCGTTTTTCATATGACGGATTGAAAACACAACGGCTTGATACGCCCTACATCCGCAAAGACGGAAATTTGGTTGCTGTTGGCTGGACGGAGGCTTTTGATGCAATCGCCGAAAAGCTTCAAGACATGGATGGCGCGAAAGTCGGTGCAATTGCTGGAGATTTGGCTTGCGCTGAAAGCCAGAAAGCTCTTAAAGATTTGATGGGTTTACTGGGCTCTGTTAATCTGGATTGTCGTCAGGATGGCGCAGCTTTGACAACAGAGGCACGGAGTAACTATCTCTTCAACTCCGGGATCGCCGGGATTGAAGAGGCGGACGCCCTGCTCATTATTGGCAGTAATCCTCGCCACGAAGCCGCACTTATCAACGCCCGTATTCGTAAACGCTGGAAAATGGGAAATTTCCCAATCGCGCTTATTGGTGAGCAAGTGGATCTCGGCTATGACCATGATTATCTTGGCGCCGGTCCGGCAACATTGAAGGATGTGGCAGAGGGGAATAATTCTTTTGCCGATGTTCTGAAAAAGGCCGAGCGGCCAATGATTATTGTGGGGCAGGGCGCATTGACGCGAACCGATGGCTCGGCTGTGATGGATCTGGCGCGGAAAATTTCTGCTGATTTTGGCCTGGTGACCGAAGACTGGAATGGTTTCAATATTCTTCATACTGCAGCCGGTCGTGTTGCAGGATTGGATCTGGGCTTGGTTCCGGGTGAAAGCGGCTTGGATACAGCTTCAATGCTTTCCGGCTCGCTCGATGTTCTATTCCTGTTGGGGGCTGATGAAATTGATACATCAAATCTTGGAAACAGCTTTGTTGTGTATCAGGGGAGCCATGGAGATGTCGGCGCAGCGGCCGCAGACGTAATATTGCCGGGCGCCGCCTATACGGAAAAAGACGCGATTTGGGTTAATACCGAGGGACGTCCTCAGTTGGGTCGACGGGCAATCTTCCCTCCCGGAGAGGCGAAAGAAGACTGGACAATCTTACGGGCACTTTCTGAGAGACTGGGAAACACGTTACCTTATAATTCCCTGCAAGAATTGCGTACGAAAATGGTAGAGGATGCACCGCATTTTGCAGATATTGATGTTATTGCAAATACGCCTTGGGGTGAAAGCAGTGCCGGTGGATCTGTGGATGAGACAGCTTTCATTAATCCCATCACGGACTATTATTTAACCAATGTCATTTCAAGATCCAGTAAGATCATGGCGGAATGCAGTGGCACTTTTTCTCAGGTAAAGGTTGAGGGAACTGGTACAAATGGCTGA